TTGCTACCAGGCACTCGTTAAAATCACCGGCGCACAACCATGGCAGTGTGCTTCGAGGTTTCAGTAATTTTAGTAGCTCCCAGCTCCTGTACCTGAGTTCCCGCCTCGACTCTCCGTAGAAACCAGTAAATCTCCAAGGCATCGATGTGTTTGTTGCCAACTGAACTGTCACGTCGATGTGGAGTTTATCATAGCTCTCAAGCTTGACTACAACCTCTCGGCTCCAAAGAAGGGCCAGCCCTCCCCCTCTGCCGAGACTGCCAACACCAACACATCCCTCCATACCGAGAGATCTCACCAAACCATCCACCCTATCATCAAAGTAGCGTGTTTCCGATAGAAAGACCACCCATGGGCGATGTAGCTCACACAAGCTACGAAGTTATTGAACTGCCTCGGACTGCCCAAGTCCCCGGCATTTCAAACATAGGATTTTCATTGTGCCCGGCGGAGGCTATCGCTCACAGCCGCCGCCGATCGTGCATTTTGGGTACTACCTCTCCTTTGCTTCTTAAGTGTCTCGATCATACTCCCATCACTGGTATTGTCCGCACTCACATCCAGTTGGCTCACTCGGGAGTTCACCAGGCCAACTGGAACAATGGCGTTCGACCCCTCCAGTGGGATATTGAGATCTGGTGTTTGTGTTCCCGGGTTTATCCCTTTCGACTTCCTCTTCCTTGGCTTCTGTCGGCTGGGTTCAACAAGTTGCATATCAAGctgcctgctaaccctagaaccagctttcaccttctctttatcagCTCCCCCTGACTGCTTAAGTGGGGATTGCACCTCTTGCTCTTCCTGGTCTTCTTCCGTCTCCTCAAAGCCAGATGAGTAGCGTGATCCCTCATCGCCCAAAGATGATCGGCCATCCCCAGACCTGTTGTGCCTTGCCCTGGGAGGCCTAGACGTCGAGGAAGAGCCACTGCCATAGGACTCAGCTGCAGCACCAGCGAAGGACTGCACGCGCCTCCTCTCCTCTAGTGCTCGGAGCTGAACATTATACGGCAGCTTGCCGTGCGCATCACGGGCAGCTAGATGCGAGCACTCCACCTCCGAGTGTCCGATCACTCCGCATCCAAAGCAATAATATGGAAGTTTTTTTTTCTGCCAAAGGGCGCCTAGTCCAAGCGGTTAGGTGGcccggcggcactcctcaggtcctgagttcgactccccgtgggagcaaatttcaggctgaggttaaaaaaatcccctcgcccgcCCCCAGGTGCCAAAGCGCAGCTAGGCCCTGACCCGGTTCTCACAGGGTTATGGTACCACTGCGTCAGGATGGGGACGGGGGTTCGgaggttttctcgatctgtgtgagaagatcttcttcttaagggAAAAACCCGGGGCCATCACCCCCACGCAGGTCAAGTTAATAATATGGAAGTTTTTCATACTGAGCCCAGAACCAATGCGGGTCTTCCGTCTTACTCATGCGCAAAAGTACCCCACGCCGCACCGGCTTGTCAATGTCAATGGCAACACGAGCACGCAGGAAAGCCCCACTAGCCTTGCCATATGCATCCACGTCCAACTTCACCACTCGCCCAATCAGACTCATAGCACGGAATCCTCTAGTTTGGTCCATCCTGTCGAAGATAATCTCCGATGCGCTGAGTTTCTCATCGTAGGGTTGCAGAATCACTACATACCTCCCCACCATCCATGGCGTTCCAGCTAGCACCCACTCCACACCCACTCCATGTCGATGCTACAGCCAAACTCCGCCATGAATAGATTATCGCCTTTCTCTCCGATCGCCCAGAGTTTGAGTCCAAGCGGGTTTCCCCACGCGGGCTTCATCGCCGATCACACAGTGTTCACATGGACCGGCATCGGCGAGTGTACCTTCCCAACGATCACCCACTCCACTGGTGTCGGCTCCTCCAGTTCTTCATCATCAGTGAAATCCACCACAGCCTCTTCTTCCAACGTCAAGTTAAGCCGCCACAGAAGGTCCGTCACATTAGGGTTAGGGACATCATCCCCTCCACCCGAACTGCCACCTCGCACCGCCGCGCCACCAAGACGCATCATCAtcgcccgggggggggggggggggggcaacaaCATCGTGGCTATCAAGTGCCTTCCTAGTCCCCAACAAAACCCACCAGGATCACAACACCATGATAACATTGAGCTAATCAATACACCCACGGCCAAGAACGAAGAAAGGGCTGCGGCACAACAAACTGGAACCTTAAGCTGAAAGAGAGCATGATTGGTCAATCACTGCACCAGCAGGAAAAAGATGAAGGCCCCAATTCTGCAAGTGCAAACTAGACTCAAACTACAACGAAACACGATGTGCAGGCTCTGATTTCAGGACCTACACAAACAAGAAACAACAATCCAAGATGGGGGAGGGAGGAACGGCATGACTCCCAACTCCAAACAGCAACACAACGGCAAGACTTTAAAGCACGGGACCCAGCAGTGACGATTACACAGATGATATATTAGACTTGATTGATGCAGGTGGGCAGCTATGTACAACGCTTAGTGCCAAGGGAAAGCGCGGGAGGGCTTCGCTTAGTTTGCTACGCATACATTAGGTGGTACGACAAGCGAACCAACCAACTTACCTCACCAAAAGGAGAAACCAAAACAGCAGCGAATAAGAGGGTTCAACTTAGACCAACAACCAGGACGAGCACCATCTATAAATACTAGGGTACTATGGGCTCGTccaatgcatataaaaaagaaaagCATTAAGCTCCACTAGGACACCTATGGATACATTTGCCTTTTCCTCTCCATTGTTACTTCAGACGACCTGCCAAACGAACTACAAACAGGCAGAGAATTGTGGAACTAATGATGGACAGTATAACGATCGTTCAGAATTATAATCAAGACTAGGCGCAGCTGCTACTAGTGAAGTGGATTGCATTACCAGCTGCAAAGGCATTAGCAGTTCTCGGAGTTAAGGGACGAGGCGGATAGGCTGCCAGGTGTCTCCCTAGCAGCAGAGCCCCTTTCCATGGAATTAGCAAGGCTGTCCTCCGACCTTGAGTTCAGGGTGCCCGGATTCATCCGCTGGACCTCCTCCCTTGTGTAGATGAAGATCTTGTGGACTATGTTGCAGAACTCACTGCCCAgtcaaacaggggcaaaatcaagATTTTGGCTTACATAAATCGACCAAGAAGACAAGGGGAATATTCAACAGTTACTCACTTCCAGGGATCATCCCCAACCAGCATCAtatcaccttcactgtcggtgtACACAACCATCCATTCCTTGTTAGAACCTTTCAGCTCACCATTGAAGTCAAACATCTCATCCAGCTCAGCAATCAATTCCGTGTAGCCATTGAACTTTGTAAGATCCACAGACCTGCCAAGCGCGATTCCTTGCTTGTGGACCTGAAATGAACAGACATCGTGCATGAACCAAATAAGTATATTTCTGTAAAAAGTACTGCATATATGCCTAGTGCATACAGCCACAGCATTCAGACCACACCTACCATGCAGTTCCAGACAAGGAGTAAGATACAAGTATATGTGCTTAGATAGTGCATACAGCCACAGCAGTCAGATGGTATCTACCATGCAGTTCCAAACAAGGAGTAATATGCAAGTAATGGAAATTTAGTTATGTCTGCATGTTGCCTTAGGAAATTAGCAGGCTTTGGAAGTTAGTCTCGCTTTGGAACATTGCAAACAAACATATCAAAGGGTACTTCAGAAGCAATCTTTACTAGACATGTCCCTGGTAGAAAACTAAAAAAGAGAATAGTCGGAGCACTATATGTAACAAGGATTTACAGGTAACTACAATTCTGCCTTCATTCAACAGACTTcgtcagagattaaaaagagaagatgtttgctacagtaacaagaCAAACACACCTTCTTGCAGCTCCTAGTTGATCCACCTTGTGACTTGCACTGTGTGCCTCTTGAAACTTGTGGACATTTCTCTGCAATAGGATCTACCTGTGTAGCATCAAGTTGCTTTGGCGTCTTAAGTGGGTCAGAACATTTGTCTGCTTCAATTGCGTCAACCATCTGCCATTCAGCTGCTGCTGGAGTTTGTGGCATCCCGTCATAAGCAACACTTGGTGGAGACTTCAAAGGTTCAGATTTGGCTGGGCTGTCAAGGTGAATTCCAAAAAGCTTGCATGAATTGCCTTTCATTTTCTGAGCTTCACCATGAGCAAGGACCAAAGGTTGAGGCTTAATCACGCGTGGCTGCGCATCGTCCATGCGAGCACCAGGCATCATGTGCCCAAACCATCCAGATGAGTATTGATCAATGCCATGGCTAGGTAGTGCAGCATAAACTCCATTCCCAAACTTGGTATTTGTAGAACTCTGAGAAAACCCACCAACTTCCTGTATCATTGGATAGCTCTTTTTGTTCAACCCAAAGCCAGTACTTGAAGGCATCATGGACCATGAACCAGGGAACAGATTGTGATTGCCTTGCTGGTCTTGATAATGAGCATTTACGGTGTGCCAGAAATTAGGACGACCGGCAGCAATCTGATCAGTTAAAGAACAGAAACCCTGCGGATTCTGTACTTCTCTATTAGGTTGTTGATATCCAGATAACATTTCATTGTAACCCTCAGGTCTGTTCATATGCATCCAACTATCTGAACCCAGCTTCCTCTGCATGCCAATGGTGCTCTTCTCCAAATCAAACCCTGATGGTCGCAGGCCTGACTTATGAGCAGCGTCCAACTCACTGTTATCACCAAAACCACTTTTCGGGGCCACATTATCCTGGGTCTGCAAGGACCTTTGCAGGGCATGTTGTTGAGTCTCTAATGTGACCTTCGGAGCAGCTAGAATGGGGTAAAACACATGCATTAGTAAGATAACCATACATCCTACTCCCtcccttccaaattataagtcattttggctttttctagatacatagcttttgctatgcacctagatataggtTGTCTAGATACAcagcaaaagttatgtatctaataaaaaagccaaaacaacttataatttggaatggagggagtacaagttTTTGCACGCACGACAAAGTCAAACCTTCTTTTGTTGGAGCTGAAGACTCAGGCAGAGAAGCTACAGCATTAGAGCGAGGCCTCTTGGGTCTGTGCACTGGAAGCGGATTGACAGGGGGAGGGCTGACTGCAGGTTCTATTTGCCAGGGAGAAACCCTTTCAGGACGTGGAATGGAGGAAGCTTCATCCCACCTCACCTGGATAACAAGAAAGCACATCACAACAACGTTCACGAAACAAGTCATTGATAAGGGGTAATACCTTGAGGTAACGCCATTTAGATTCAGCCCATCCAGCTTGTTCAGGATCCACATTTCCGACAATCGTCCCAGTGAACCTAATTGTACAGAAATATAATGTTTCAGGTCAATTTTAATAGAGGAATCAACTATGTGAAGCAGAAAATATCTACTATTGCACCAGAAAATTGCTTACCTTTGCTCTGGAGCCTCTTCACCTTCAAACCTCATTTTAAATCTCATCCCTATAGGGTAATTTCGTTTCAGTGATTCCATATAGCGATCACAGGGGACAACAAACTCAGCTGGACTTGTCCTGAGAACAGTAATTCAGAAGACAATTGTATTAAATGAAAGCACTGCAGATTAGATCAGAAATAAAATAGCACAAGGCTTGTTTAGCACAAACCTAGGTTTGTAGTACACAGTGAACATGGTCCCAGTGTTAACAGCATGCCATGCTGTAGCAAGAACACCAAGATGCATGCTGTGGCTTGATATTACTGAAGACGGAACATTTGCTTGCTGCCTCATGGCACGCCTGACTCCTACACGCAGCTCCCCATTGTCACCTCTGCACACATCATTCATGAACATATACTTATTATGCAgttggggggtggggggtggggggttaTACCCAGCAACAAGTCTGATCAAAAGCCTCATAGCAAAAGTTAATCATTGTCACAAAAACATACCTTAGAAAGATGAAGGCATCCCCAGTGACAAGACGCTTGGCACTAACAAAAACACTCCAACCACTCTGCAAAAGATGCCTTCGTGGTTGTCCTAAAGTAGCAGAAACATACATGAAATTATTTCAACAAGGATCCAACAACTCCATTCTAACAATCTGCTGTCAAACATGAACTGAGCACAAAATTTATTAGTTGGCTCAACTAACATGTCAAAAAGATGTGATAATAATTACTTGTCCTATACAAAACTAAAGTGTGTAAGATGATGCATTGACTGACAAAACTAAATGGTTATCCTGGCATCATCAAATGCACGCCCATGGAAAGAAACCAAAATACACACGATGGAAACACAAGTTGGTCCCCCACAATGAAGCCAGTGAGGTAAGATAATGCATACACATTGTACCTGGAAGCACATTTAAACCAATTTAAGATCAAGTTAAGGAGTCATTAATGCACACAAGAACTCTTTATACACTGTACAAACAAACAGAAACTGGCGCCATGTCTGCAACTCTTGCATACTGGTGCAAATGAGCAAAGAGGACTACAAGTCCTTGGAATATGATCAAATAACAAAGATGTTGAGCGATCACCTCTGAATATGTGGCGAAAGCGCCATTCCACACCATGCAGATCCTTGGCCACAAGCTCTTGTGTTGGAGGTTGACGGCTCATATCCTGAACATGAAGCCAAAGCAAAGATTACCACTACCACTAAAGCAACAAATAACAAACCTACAACTGCTGTATTGGCAACATCAAGTTAACGATCCAGCAAGCTAACCAGCGGTGGAAGGCATTCATCTGCATGGCGTCGCAGCACCGAGAAACCACCATGTGTGCTGGTGTCAGAGGCTGTCAATGTCTTGCAGAAGGAGTGCACACGTGGCCTTGCAAGTGCAGCAGGAGGTGCATCAGGCATCTCCTCCTCACTAGAGCCATTCTCCTCTGGCTGCTACATCAGGGCCAGATGCACAAATGGTGCTAGTTTAGACGCTTCATATCAAGATTCAGATGGAGCAGAGTGCGACAGCTAAAAACATCACTCACCTTCGATTCAGGTAGCAGAGTGAGCTGGGCATAAACCTCATCATTGTCCAGCTCAGCCTGCCCGACAAATTGGCATCAATCAAGCACACATATTGGTTGAAAGGCAGAGGTCACATTTGCAACAAGAGGCGGTTTAAGTACCTTCAATTCAACATTCATAACCTCACACAGGATCTTCCATGGGAGATTGTAGAGTTGCATGTGCTGCTCAGCCACCTGGTTGGTCGATGCCTCCACCTGAAATCCACAAGAATAATTTAGCTGACAAATTACTCCACCAAATAGCCAGAACTCGGAGCCGAGCAGCTGATCACAAGTGATAATGAAGGAATCGATAAATCCGCTAAGTTAACAAGGCAGAAGCCTGATGTAATGACAACCACTGATTGAAATTTCCTACAAATAAACTGGAAAAAAAATACAGAGAATAAATCACGGCATAACACAGAGAAGGCACATGTGAAGCTAATATTTTCCCAAACGAGAGCGTGGTTGAGCAACAGGAACAACTCGGCGACCATCTCCGAGCTCGAGTGCAAAAGTAAAGCAAAGATCGCGCTAAGCCAATAACAAGCCTGCCAAATTATGAGGGAAATCAAGAATTTACACCAGTACAGCTAAATTTAGACGCGGAAGCCTAAATTTTCGGAGCCGACTAAGTAAACTCCGCTTGATTCGCCGGCAGGCCAGTGAACCCACCAAGACTGGAGGCACCGCAGCAGGACCCAA
This sequence is a window from Miscanthus floridulus cultivar M001 chromosome 10, ASM1932011v1, whole genome shotgun sequence. Protein-coding genes within it:
- the LOC136486869 gene encoding auxin response factor 23-like isoform X2, translating into MTSSAAAAAQAAGGGGGGGEGEAGAIAAARGGGGGGGGTEDGMYTELWNLCAGPLVTVPRVGDKVYYFPQGHIEQVEASTNQVAEQHMQLYNLPWKILCEVMNVELKAELDNDEVYAQLTLLPESKPEENGSSEEEMPDAPPAALARPRVHSFCKTLTASDTSTHGGFSVLRRHADECLPPLDMSRQPPTQELVAKDLHGVEWRFRHIFRGQPRRHLLQSGWSVFVSAKRLVTGDAFIFLRGDNGELRVGVRRAMRQQANVPSSVISSHSMHLGVLATAWHAVNTGTMFTVYYKPRTSPAEFVVPCDRYMESLKRNYPIGMRFKMRFEGEEAPEQRFTGTIVGNVDPEQAGWAESKWRYLKVRWDEASSIPRPERVSPWQIEPAVSPPPVNPLPVHRPKRPRSNAVASLPESSAPTKEAAPKVTLETQQHALQRSLQTQDNVAPKSGFGDNSELDAAHKSGLRPSGFDLEKSTIGMQRKLGSDSWMHMNRPEGYNEMLSGYQQPNREVQNPQGFCSLTDQIAAGRPNFWHTVNAHYQDQQGNHNLFPGSWSMMPSSTGFGLNKKSYPMIQEVGGFSQSSTNTKFGNGVYAALPSHGIDQYSSGWFGHMMPGARMDDAQPRVIKPQPLVLAHGEAQKMKGNSCKLFGIHLDSPAKSEPLKSPPSVAYDGMPQTPAAAEWQMVDAIEADKCSDPLKTPKQLDATQVDPIAEKCPQVSRGTQCKSQGGSTRSCKKVHKQGIALGRSVDLTKFNGYTELIAELDEMFDFNGELKGSNKEWMVVYTDSEGDMMLVGDDPWNEFCNIVHKIFIYTREEVQRMNPGTLNSRSEDSLANSMERGSAARETPGSLSASSLNSENC
- the LOC136486869 gene encoding auxin response factor 23-like isoform X1, which produces MTSSAAAAAQAAGGGGGGGEGEAGAIAAARGGGGGGGGTEDGMYTELWNLCAGPLVTVPRVGDKVYYFPQGHIEQVEASTNQVAEQHMQLYNLPWKILCEVMNVELKAELDNDEVYAQLTLLPESKQPEENGSSEEEMPDAPPAALARPRVHSFCKTLTASDTSTHGGFSVLRRHADECLPPLDMSRQPPTQELVAKDLHGVEWRFRHIFRGQPRRHLLQSGWSVFVSAKRLVTGDAFIFLRGDNGELRVGVRRAMRQQANVPSSVISSHSMHLGVLATAWHAVNTGTMFTVYYKPRTSPAEFVVPCDRYMESLKRNYPIGMRFKMRFEGEEAPEQRFTGTIVGNVDPEQAGWAESKWRYLKVRWDEASSIPRPERVSPWQIEPAVSPPPVNPLPVHRPKRPRSNAVASLPESSAPTKEAAPKVTLETQQHALQRSLQTQDNVAPKSGFGDNSELDAAHKSGLRPSGFDLEKSTIGMQRKLGSDSWMHMNRPEGYNEMLSGYQQPNREVQNPQGFCSLTDQIAAGRPNFWHTVNAHYQDQQGNHNLFPGSWSMMPSSTGFGLNKKSYPMIQEVGGFSQSSTNTKFGNGVYAALPSHGIDQYSSGWFGHMMPGARMDDAQPRVIKPQPLVLAHGEAQKMKGNSCKLFGIHLDSPAKSEPLKSPPSVAYDGMPQTPAAAEWQMVDAIEADKCSDPLKTPKQLDATQVDPIAEKCPQVSRGTQCKSQGGSTRSCKKVHKQGIALGRSVDLTKFNGYTELIAELDEMFDFNGELKGSNKEWMVVYTDSEGDMMLVGDDPWNEFCNIVHKIFIYTREEVQRMNPGTLNSRSEDSLANSMERGSAARETPGSLSASSLNSENC